From Amia ocellicauda isolate fAmiCal2 unplaced genomic scaffold, fAmiCal2.hap1 HAP1_SCAFFOLD_127, whole genome shotgun sequence, the proteins below share one genomic window:
- the LOC136722123 gene encoding uncharacterized protein LOC136722123, which translates to MPPVPGPKWLLAVYDLDVLERLAEVKALVTSVFGSILKLDSTKKLTRKLTGAAAGTASWATNVGNEFGQVLNSVLTCGEGEGLQPMAAGLVEWYGLAGEAPPQILYVDWDCCSDPEGVQLYTQTGQLRKGGVLLPVYRCARGSTSLESFHLHLALFIPGELIGIEYLYSQTGKELQRVHSDPDVPDEAAGQDSDREESDDEGFEEDDDPTISNPVAPSPARLPTSPARLPTSPARLPLSPARSTARLPPSPARSMARLPPSPEMEHPCAAGDAPPVANPEESCGPDGVPGLQHVQQLGSCLVDLRAQAFLTNRQVAELVHLWQQLPEGDKQRLVYPARRKDRLTRGRFKAGRRSSVAPGVDSLKRCMVGENTGPAQWPDTSHLVEAICAQLCLIHPSPTQTGMKRL; encoded by the exons ATGCCACCGGTGCCTGGACCCAAGTGGCTGCTGGCAGTGTACGACCTCGACGTGCTGGAGCGGCTGGCCGAGGTAAAGGCCCTGGTCACGTCTGTGTTCGGGTCCATTTTAAAACTGGACTCGACAAAGAAG ttgaCCAGGAAGCTCACAGGAGCAGCCGCTGGCACGGCATCGTGGGCCACCAACGTCGGCAACGAGTTCGGGCAGGTCCTGAACTCGGTGCTAACGTGCGGAGAGGGTGAGGGGCTGCAGCCCATGGCTGCCGGGCTGGTGGAGTGGTACGGCTTGGCCGGAGAGGCTCCCCCTCAGATCCTGTATGTGGACTGGGACTGCTGCTCT GACCCCGAGGGGGTGCAGCTGTATACCCAGACAGGGCAGCTGCGGAAGGGGGGTGTGCTGCTGCCAGTATACCGCTGCGCCCGTGGATCGACCTCCTTGGAGTCTTTCCACCTCCACCTGGCCCTTTTCATCCCAG gggagctCATCGGGATCGAGTACCTGTACTCACAGACAGGGAAAGAGCTCCAACGTGTGCACAGCGACCCCGACGTCCCGGACGAGGCAGCTGGCCAAGACTCAGACAGGGAGGAGAGTGACGACGAGGGCTTTGAGGAGGACGATGACCCCACCATCTCCAACCCCGTCGCCCCGTCTCCAGCCCGACTGCCCACGTCTCCCGCCCGACTGCCCACGTCTCCCGCCCGACTGCCCCTGTCTCCTGCGCGGTCGACGGCCCGACTGCCCCCGTCTCCTGCGCGGTCGATGGCCCGACTGCCCCCGTCTCCCGAGATGGAGCACCCCTGCGCTGCAGGAGACGCCCCCCCTGTTGCTAATCCCGAG GAATCGTGCGGCCCTGATGGCGTTCCTGGGCTCCAGCACGTCCAGCAGTTGGGCAGTTGTCTGGTGGACCTGAGAGCCCAGGCATTCCTGACCAATCGCCAGGTGGCGGAGCTGGTACACCTGTGGCAGCAGCTCCCCGAGGGAGACAAGCAGCGCCTCGTGTACCCGGCCCGCCGCAAGGACAGGCTGACTCGGGGGCGCTTCAAAGCTGGGAGGAGGTCTTCAGTCGCTCCGGGAGTGGACAGCTTGAAGAG GTGCATGGTGGGCGAGAACACCGGGCCAGCCCAGTGGCCGGACACGAGCCATTTGGTAGAGGCCATCTGCGCCCAGCTGTGCCTCATTCACCCGTCCCCCACCCAGACCGGAATGAAGCGCCTGTAA